The Festucalex cinctus isolate MCC-2025b chromosome 16, RoL_Fcin_1.0, whole genome shotgun sequence sequence TTCCAGAAGTAGATTATTGCCAAGCATTTAATCAACATTGATTGGACTTTCATTATCTTAAGGTCAACTACAAAACATGTGAAGTCATTCAACACCGagtaaaaagccaacaaattgtTTGAAGGTTTAGAATTGCCATACCATCGAAGTTAGTGGATTTTCACTGTTTTTATTGTGTCCATCGTTTGTTTGGTTCAACATATCTTGTTGCTCGCTACAGTAACTTCCATTTTTGTTGACCAGATGTCATCTTAATGACTTGGAGAACGTTGTTCCCTTTGTGCTGGTTGGCTTGTTGTACGCCCTGAGCGGACCGGAACTCCCAGCCGCCCTCCTTCACTTCCGCATCTTTGCCGGTTCTCGGATCTTCCACACCATCTCCTACATCGGCGCTTTTCCTCAGCCCTGCAGGGCTCTATCGTTTCTCGTGGGCGTGGCAGCCACCGTATCCATGGCCTACAACGTCCTCAGTAAAGTTCTCATTCTCTGAAGATGAGAGCTACTGCTCTCACCCGTTTTCTGTATTTGGATGTTTACATTTAACTGAAATTCTGCTCCAACATATaacttattaatacaatttataatccagtgcgccttatatatggattaatattgagccgcaacaggtgtcGCTGTTAATACGCTatcagtgaccctgcacgatcggcagaagatcccgccatcttggatcgctggctaatactaatactttacctcagggaaaaataataaaacagctgtttactcattttgggagtgaatggagttgtcagaaagcttgtttgtaatctattaataaagtttgactgacctatccgactgttttgttgacattccctttagcgcagcaccatctaatggatgcataacgtaaccccagcctctactttagcgactttatatggaaaaagttttaaaatatgtcattcattgaaggtgcgacttatagtgcggaaaatacggtaaatatcCTGAAAGCTAACTTAGTAATTCGGTATTTTCGGGCTGGTCGTTTGTTTGTAATGGGCTACTCAAATATTCAGTTGAATAATTTggcaaataaacattttttcctgAAACCATCTTAATTAGCATTATTTGGCCAACGTTTGGACAAAGTCTTGCATCACTAGTGCCAGAGGGTATGGGACTGTAGATCAACCCAGAAATCAAGAGCCTTTCCTTTTAGCCCAGTTCCTTCTTCATTAGCTCAAACTTGATGTAGAATCCACATCACCGTAGAAGCCAATCCACTAAATTCTCGATACGTGAACTGTTCTTGAGGAAGAATCTCATCACTGACCCTGAGCATGCACTCCAACCGATTCCATCTTAGAACCATGGGCTCGGTTTTTGGAGACGCTGATTCTtaatcccaaccgcttcacacttcgCTGCCAAACGGCGTGAGTTGAATGTCGTGGCTTGGTGTGCGGGACGACATACGAACTGAAACTGTACTTGGCGAATGCACAGtacgggatttaaaaaaaaaagaaaagctcaaTAATTCACTGTAACGCTATGCTCTGCTTGAACATGAACATTTAATTCAAAAACTGAAGGTATTTGGGGAGGAGTAGTCAATCATGGGCAGCTGGGGAGAGATGACTAGTTGAGTGGGAGCAAAGTCAAATCTATCAAAAATCCGGTTGAACCCGTTTCCCCGGTCCTGCTCTCCTGCTAGGGCTTGTCCATCCCCACTTTGGTTATGTGTCCACAACGCTCTGGTGTTATTCTGCTCAAGGCATTTTTCCTGTTGTAGTTACTCTTCATTTCCGGAAATGAAGTCTTGCTTCTTGGTTAATAGTCTTCAATTGAAGGTTTATGGTAGGACAAATATTTAACGTGCCTTATGACCCAGTGTATGTAGTACATACATCTGGTAAGACGATGTCTTCCCACTGTTGACCTCACAGTAGGTCCCAGTCtgtcaagtgttttttgttggcTGGCTCCACCCCCACATTGACCAGGTTAAGGATGACTCATTTCCGTAACCCATTCCACTCTCGACTTGCTGCAACCGACAATCAGGTATGCTGATTGACCTCACTGCTGGCATATTTACCGGAACTTTTGTCAAATCACGCTCAACACTAATCGTCGTTTTCTATCTATCAGTTGTAAAGCCGTAACGATGACGGACCTGATGCGAGATGAAGTGTTCGTGGCTTTCAGCACATACTCACTTATTGTTATCACGAAGTTGATGATCATGGCGCCGATTACTGCTCATTACCGCTTCAGCCGAGGGGTAGGTAAACACCAGCCGTTTCTTCAACAACAGTTCAAATGTGGAACACGATTTTGGGGTGTATGTCCACGTTTTAGGCTTTTGCCAATGAGGAAGATGTGGGTCATAAGCCAACTGAGGAGAGAAAGAAGATGCTGAGAACCCACCCAGACGTTGAGCGGGTTCGCAGGTGATAAGACTGACATTTAATTTGCTACATTGCTTTGCTTTGTCTTGTCTGTGGATAACTAAGCAAGGTCCTTTCGAGCGCTCTGTACCAAGTAATTGACTGTAGATGGTTCTCGTTATTTGGTAGACCTACACAAAGTaatctcttaactcatttgctcccaataacgtgtaaatacgtttaaaaaaaaaatgttttaagtgtcccaaagacgtatttatacgttttttttttatttttttttttttatgctagagcatacagaaggctttgatgcagcctctcaactgcaaagaacggttgcagaaatggtagttattacacaaacggccagcaggtggcagcaaagcaaaggagatcaaccagggccagctagaaaaaaaagctaaattagttagaattttaatagatttgtgaaaactgatgaaacttagctctcttctaatgctaattgctgcaaaacggaaacagatagaaacatacttttttttttcctgatgaaagaagagactttaatctttcttttggtaggttccatgcttttatagcaatcaaacaatattctgtgggccttgcaaaatcagtcaaaatccagtaaaacagccgggagcgaacgggattgcgaaatgtgaaaatggcggcgagtgaatgagttaataagatcTTGTATTATCAATGGATAATTTAAGAATGAACTAGAAAGATCTCTTGCGCATCATTTCATTgaagtatgttttttgtttgtttgccagaTGTCACCTGAATGACTTGGAGAATGACGACGAATTGTATAACTCAGGTTTACAGTTTCCAGAATCGTAGGTTCTTCAGTTAGCCAAACCTGCGACCAATTGAAATGTAAATCATTTGGGTTGCAGTGTTCAGAATGGCTCTCACATGAGTAACGGgcagaattatttatttagaatggtCCAGCCTTGCGTAATATTCGTACCGTACTTTGATCACTGGCAGTAAAGGGCGCCTCCCAGCACATTCCACTGGAAGGCTTCCAGGCTATCGTGTCGATCTGATCTTTGGACACATGTTTGCTTTTCATGTCTGTgtggggagagagaaaaaataaaaaaataaaacatcttgtaTTTAAATTAGTAATGATTTTGGTGTTTGTTACCTCACTTGGCTCGGCCCCAACAAGTCTGACCAGTAATTGATGTTATTTACATATAAACAGATAAGACACTTTTAGTCAGCTAGCTTGACAACTTTTAGCCACCAGTCTTCCTTCACCAaagacatttgcattttttttgcccgtttatttaaaattcaaatatgtttcccccttttttttttttttcgtggtttGACGATGTAGGCGTGAACACAGTAATTAACTtccattctaaaaataaaagaatgaaaaagaatgGCCAGTGAATTCCAAACTGCACATTTACCGCCGCTGATCGGTATTTACCGCTGTGTCTTAAAAGTAAATTACACTTTACAACTGCAGGGGGAGCCGGGGAGTTATCGATTGTACTTTAATGCTTACTTATAAAGCAAAAGTCAGTCGGCTGAATATTAAAAGCAGTGGAAGAAATGTTATCCGGGTCTGATTTGTTGACTGTTGTTTGCAGGCTAGagctttttaattttcttttatcAACTATTATGTTAATTGGAAGTTTGTAAAAACGGATTTGTGAAATTAAATATAAGCTCAGTGCGAGATGGTCACTTTCTTCACATCAAGTACATTATTCATCCTCTGGAGATCATAATGAACCCTAAGACAGACTCCCATTAAGTTGCGTGaactatttttatatattactaTTCATTATTTTTAGCCCCGCTGCACAATGAGAGATGCAGTGGAACGTGACTGGACTTgacctttggaaaaaaaaaaaaaaagacagctggTGACTGAGCACCACATGTACCGACGCATTCCAACGcaaaaactttgtaattttttttttttttttttttttaattgaaccataaaaacatggagcGATTGTCAAGGAAGAAGCATTCAGTTAGAACTATAATAATTTACATTCTACCCAAGGTATA is a genomic window containing:
- the LOC144003706 gene encoding microsomal glutathione S-transferase 1-like isoform X1, which produces MTDLMRDEVFVAFSTYSLIVITKLMIMAPITAHYRFSRGAFANEEDVGHKPTEERKKMLRTHPDVERVRRRPPPQWAKERLSRHISPSGLLRWRSKVAGTRLTRS
- the LOC144003704 gene encoding microsomal glutathione S-transferase 1-like, which encodes MTDLMRDEVFVAFSTYSLIVITKLMIMAPITAHYRFSRGAFANEEDVGHKPTEERKKMLRTHPDVERVCRCHLNDLENVVPFVLVGLLYALSGPELPAALLHFRIFAGSRIFHTISYIGAFPQPCRALSFLVGVAATVSMAYNVLSKVLIL
- the LOC144003706 gene encoding microsomal glutathione S-transferase 1-like isoform X2, with product MTDLMRDEVFVAFSTYSLIVITKLMIMAPITAHYRFSRGAFANEEDVGHKPTEERKKMLRTHPDVERVRRCHLNDLENDDELYNSGLQFPES